The Streptomyces sp. NBC_00224 genome has a window encoding:
- the cynS gene encoding cyanase, which yields MVHAQFDNTARQALAAKAVDAKIRKDLSWQQIADVAGLSVAFVTAAVLGQHPLPTASAEAVAELLDLDADDAMTLRTIPTRGSIPGGIPTDPTIYRFYEMLQVYGTTLKALVHEELGDGIISAINFKLDVKKVADPEGGERAVITLDGKYLPTKPF from the coding sequence ATGGTGCACGCCCAGTTCGACAACACCGCTCGTCAGGCCCTGGCCGCCAAGGCCGTCGACGCCAAGATCCGCAAGGACCTGTCCTGGCAGCAGATAGCCGACGTCGCGGGCCTGTCGGTCGCCTTCGTCACCGCCGCGGTCCTCGGCCAGCACCCGCTGCCCACGGCCTCGGCCGAGGCCGTGGCCGAGCTCCTGGACCTGGACGCCGATGACGCCATGACGCTGCGGACCATCCCGACCCGCGGCTCCATCCCCGGCGGTATCCCCACCGACCCGACCATCTACCGCTTCTACGAGATGCTCCAGGTCTACGGCACCACGCTGAAGGCCCTGGTCCACGAGGAGCTCGGTGACGGCATCATCTCCGCGATCAACTTCAAGCTGGACGTGAAGAAGGTCGCCGACCCCGAGGGCGGCGAGCGCGCGGTGATCACGCTGGACGGCAAGTACCTGCCGACCAAGCCGTTCTGA
- a CDS encoding ABC transporter permease: protein MAPARTEDTSRTRLKAARLSPRDVLHVGSAGLRSRPVRVVLSALGIAIGIATMIAVVGISASSQAQLMRQLDALGTNMLVAKPGESMFSGQEVKLPKDAPGMVGRIDGVQEVGATGDLKQSVRRTEKIPKDETGGIAVKAGTERLLQVLRGKVASGTWLNAANGRYPSVVLGHVAADRLGVTGPGQQVWIGERYFTVVGVLGPMPLAPEIERSALVGWAAAQQLLGFDGHPTAVYERSTDASVRQVQKLLAPTVDPRNPQNVAVSDPSAALQAKAATEGALSTLLLGLGGIALLVGGVGVANTMIISVLERRHEIGLRRSLGATRGQIRVQFVAESLMLSGLGGLAGIGLGAAATGVYASSGGLPWVVPLWAVGGGFGATLVIGTVAGLYPAVRAARLSPTLALHAA, encoded by the coding sequence ATGGCTCCTGCTCGTACGGAAGACACTTCGCGCACCCGGCTCAAGGCAGCCCGGCTCAGCCCCCGGGACGTCCTGCACGTCGGTTCGGCCGGGCTGCGCAGCCGTCCGGTGCGGGTGGTGCTCTCGGCCCTCGGGATCGCCATCGGCATCGCGACGATGATCGCCGTGGTCGGTATCTCGGCCTCCAGCCAGGCGCAGTTGATGCGCCAGTTGGACGCGCTCGGCACCAACATGCTGGTGGCGAAGCCGGGCGAGAGCATGTTCAGCGGGCAGGAGGTGAAGCTGCCCAAGGACGCGCCGGGCATGGTGGGCCGCATCGACGGCGTCCAGGAGGTCGGCGCCACCGGCGACCTCAAGCAGTCCGTGCGGCGCACCGAGAAGATCCCCAAGGACGAGACCGGCGGGATCGCCGTCAAGGCGGGCACCGAACGGCTCCTTCAGGTCCTGCGCGGCAAGGTCGCCTCCGGGACCTGGCTGAACGCCGCCAACGGCCGCTACCCGTCCGTGGTGCTCGGCCATGTCGCCGCCGACCGGCTCGGCGTCACCGGGCCGGGGCAGCAGGTGTGGATCGGCGAGCGCTACTTCACGGTCGTCGGCGTCCTCGGCCCGATGCCGCTGGCGCCCGAGATCGAGCGGTCGGCGCTGGTCGGCTGGGCGGCGGCGCAGCAGCTGCTCGGTTTCGACGGACACCCCACGGCCGTGTACGAGCGGTCCACGGACGCCTCCGTGCGCCAGGTGCAGAAGCTGCTCGCCCCGACGGTCGACCCGCGCAACCCGCAGAACGTCGCCGTGAGCGACCCGTCGGCGGCGCTCCAGGCGAAGGCGGCCACCGAGGGCGCGCTGTCCACGCTGCTGCTCGGCCTGGGCGGGATCGCGCTCCTGGTGGGCGGGGTCGGGGTCGCCAACACCATGATCATCTCGGTGCTTGAGCGCCGTCACGAGATCGGGCTGCGCCGCTCGCTCGGCGCCACCCGGGGCCAGATCCGCGTCCAGTTCGTCGCGGAGTCGCTGATGCTCTCGGGCCTGGGCGGGCTCGCGGGCATCGGCCTGGGCGCGGCGGCGACCGGCGTGTACGCCTCCTCGGGCGGACTGCCGTGGGTGGTCCCGCTGTGGGCGGTCGGCGGCGGCTTCGGCGCGACCTTGGTGATCGGCACGGTCGCGGGCCTGTATCCGGCGGTACGGGCGGCACGGCTCTCCCCCACGCTGGCGCTGCACGCGGCGTAG
- a CDS encoding carbonic anhydrase has protein sequence MQDLTEGVARFRRDVFPAKAELFAHLATTHRPSTLFISCSDARVVPELITGSEPGELFVIRTAGNLVPAYTPGIDGVAASIEYAVAALGVTDIVICGHSACGAMTALAESHDMGALPTTADWLRHADAARARTTTAGVDALVRNNVRAQLANLVTHPSVARALTQGTVALHGWCYDIATGAVEQLDVVNPFAAAA, from the coding sequence ATGCAAGACCTCACCGAGGGCGTCGCGCGGTTCCGCCGGGACGTCTTCCCGGCCAAGGCGGAGCTCTTCGCACACCTGGCGACCACCCACCGGCCCTCGACGCTGTTCATCAGCTGCTCCGACGCCCGTGTGGTCCCGGAGCTGATCACCGGCAGCGAGCCGGGCGAGCTGTTCGTCATCCGCACCGCCGGAAACCTCGTCCCCGCCTACACACCGGGCATCGACGGCGTCGCGGCCAGCATCGAGTACGCGGTCGCCGCCCTGGGTGTCACCGACATCGTCATCTGCGGCCACTCCGCCTGCGGCGCGATGACCGCCCTGGCCGAGAGCCACGACATGGGCGCCCTGCCGACGACCGCCGACTGGCTGCGTCACGCGGACGCCGCGCGGGCCCGCACCACCACGGCCGGGGTCGACGCCCTCGTGCGGAACAACGTCCGCGCCCAGCTGGCGAACCTGGTCACCCACCCGTCGGTGGCCCGTGCCCTGACGCAGGGCACGGTCGCACTGCACGGCTGGTGCTACGACATCGCCACCGGCGCCGTCGAGCAGCTCGACGTCGTGAACCCCTTCGCCGCCGCGGCCTGA